One genomic segment of Spartinivicinus poritis includes these proteins:
- a CDS encoding 3-deoxy-7-phosphoheptulonate synthase — protein MSDIIIDNLNVESQDLLVTPEELKQSIALSEQAAHVVSTGRETIQNILDRKDHRLFIVVGPCSIHDVDAAKDYAARLKKLAEAVQDTLYIVMRVYFEKPRTTTGWKGLINDPYLNDSFKIQDGLRIGRQLLLDIAEIGLPTATEALDPISPQYLQDLISWSAIGARTTESQTHREMASGLSSSVGFKNGTDGSLTVAINALESVSSPHRFLGINRQGQVAIIHTKGNPYGHVVLRGGNGRPNYDSVNVALCEQELLSHKLPANIMIDCSHANSNKDPALQPLVLDNVANQIIEGNKSIIGLMVESNIGWGNQKISDDMQYGVSVTDACIDWSTTENIILEMRNKLKGVLEKRGTLPASAE, from the coding sequence ATGTCGGACATTATCATTGATAACCTGAATGTAGAATCTCAAGATCTACTGGTTACCCCGGAAGAGCTCAAACAGTCAATAGCACTGTCTGAGCAGGCCGCTCATGTTGTCTCCACAGGCCGTGAAACCATCCAAAATATTTTGGATCGCAAGGATCACCGACTATTTATTGTCGTGGGCCCCTGCTCTATTCATGATGTAGACGCAGCTAAGGACTATGCTGCTCGCCTGAAAAAACTGGCAGAAGCTGTACAAGATACCCTTTATATTGTGATGCGTGTGTATTTTGAAAAACCAAGAACAACAACGGGTTGGAAAGGACTCATTAACGACCCTTATTTAAATGACTCGTTTAAAATTCAAGATGGCCTTCGAATTGGTCGGCAACTGTTGTTAGATATTGCAGAAATCGGCTTGCCAACTGCAACAGAAGCATTAGACCCTATTTCACCACAGTACTTACAAGATTTGATTAGCTGGTCAGCCATCGGGGCACGAACCACAGAGTCGCAAACCCACCGGGAAATGGCCAGTGGATTGTCTTCGTCTGTTGGTTTTAAAAATGGTACTGATGGCAGCTTAACCGTGGCAATTAATGCACTGGAATCTGTCTCCAGCCCGCACCGTTTTCTGGGAATTAATCGCCAGGGGCAGGTGGCTATTATTCATACTAAAGGTAACCCTTATGGGCATGTCGTGCTTCGGGGTGGAAATGGTCGGCCTAACTATGACTCAGTCAATGTAGCACTTTGTGAGCAAGAGTTACTGAGCCATAAATTACCAGCCAATATTATGATCGACTGTAGTCATGCTAACTCTAATAAGGATCCTGCATTACAGCCGTTGGTACTGGATAATGTGGCCAATCAGATTATCGAAGGCAATAAATCCATTATTGGCTTGATGGTTGAGAGTAATATTGGCTGGGGTAATCAAAAAATTTCTGATGACATGCAATACGGTGTCTCAGTGACTGATGCCTGTATTGATTGGTCAACCACCGAAAACATTATTCTTGAAATGAGAAATAAGCTAAAAGGTGTGTTAGAAAAGCGCGGTACCTTACCAGCCAGTGCAGAGTAA
- a CDS encoding substrate-binding periplasmic protein — translation MLVKSVMKFFYIVLTMLSIQANAELNITLSGGEWPPYVSEKLKYNGVTPRLITDVFASVGVKVNYRFQVWARSIEDAKKGRVHGTFLWFKTAEREKEFLFSNQPIGYITFVFFHLKNRQFDWNSFNDLHGLRIGATIGYNYGQEFMDAESNGSLQVVRVKSDLQNLKMLLKNRIDIFPHDLSVGYFEINKFFPKTMVQLFTNHNQPLKKQGAYLLLSNKIEKNKEIMSLFNKGLSKFIDSGKYEKYYFDDLVNNVYAK, via the coding sequence ATGCTGGTTAAGTCAGTAATGAAGTTTTTTTACATAGTATTAACTATGCTTTCTATCCAAGCTAATGCTGAACTAAACATCACTTTGTCTGGTGGTGAGTGGCCACCTTATGTTTCTGAGAAACTAAAATATAATGGAGTAACACCTAGGTTAATCACCGATGTGTTTGCCTCAGTTGGAGTAAAAGTCAATTACAGGTTTCAAGTTTGGGCTAGGTCTATAGAGGATGCTAAGAAGGGCAGAGTGCATGGAACTTTTCTATGGTTTAAAACGGCAGAAAGAGAAAAGGAGTTTTTATTCAGCAATCAACCTATAGGCTATATAACATTTGTATTTTTTCACTTGAAAAATCGTCAGTTTGATTGGAACAGCTTTAATGATTTACATGGGTTGAGAATAGGCGCTACGATTGGCTATAACTATGGTCAGGAATTCATGGATGCTGAATCTAATGGTAGCTTGCAAGTGGTTAGAGTAAAGTCTGACCTGCAAAACTTAAAAATGTTACTAAAAAATAGGATCGATATTTTCCCTCATGACTTAAGTGTGGGATATTTTGAGATAAATAAATTTTTTCCAAAGACAATGGTTCAGTTATTTACTAATCATAATCAACCATTAAAAAAACAAGGAGCATATTTGTTGCTGTCTAATAAAATAGAAAAAAATAAAGAGATAATGAGTTTGTTTAATAAAGGGCTTAGTAAGTTTATAGATTCAGGGAAATATGAAAAATACTACTTCGATGACCTAGTTAATAATGTGTATGCAAAATAA
- the greB gene encoding transcription elongation factor GreB, whose translation MSRYRPPQPPSNHYITPSGHARLKEELDYLWRVKRPQVTQTVSEAAALGDRSENAEYIYGKKQLREIDRRVRYLRKRLDKLVVVDQLPSDINKVYFGAWIQLENEAGEAFTYRIVGPDEFDLKQGLISMDAPLARALLGKQLDDEVVVNTPEGEQTYWIINVWYPQQE comes from the coding sequence ATGAGTCGTTACCGCCCTCCTCAGCCGCCAAGCAATCATTATATTACACCTAGTGGTCATGCTCGATTAAAGGAGGAATTGGACTATTTATGGCGAGTTAAACGCCCTCAAGTCACGCAAACAGTGAGTGAGGCCGCAGCCTTAGGTGATCGCTCTGAAAATGCGGAATACATCTATGGTAAAAAGCAGCTACGTGAAATTGATCGCCGGGTACGCTATTTAAGAAAACGGCTCGATAAACTGGTGGTGGTTGATCAATTACCCAGCGATATCAATAAAGTCTATTTTGGTGCTTGGATACAATTAGAAAATGAAGCTGGTGAGGCATTCACCTATCGAATCGTTGGTCCTGATGAATTTGATTTAAAACAAGGGTTAATTAGTATGGATGCGCCTTTAGCACGTGCTTTGTTAGGTAAACAATTGGATGACGAAGTGGTCGTGAACACACCCGAAGGTGAACAAACTTACTGGATCATTAATGTTTGGTATCCTCAGCAAGAATAA
- a CDS encoding substrate-binding periplasmic protein, which translates to MKISTGEYPPWSSKDFKHGGFVHHIISEAFKRKGYKVAFIYHKWARSYKEGLLGHVHATAYWMCVAKRKKHFYCSDPLYEEDYVFFHLKSTEFTSWKTLSSLGQYRIGATRGYTYTEAFWDAEKTGRLNIIVNNTDEISFNMLLRNRLDIFVTGSVAGYSLLHKKFPTSFSKQITYNSKPLVSNTQHLLFPKNKASSIRLLEIFNDALKSMKEDGSFEKYYDQLIEGYYEKP; encoded by the coding sequence TTGAAAATTTCAACAGGCGAATATCCACCTTGGTCATCAAAAGACTTTAAACATGGTGGGTTTGTACACCACATCATTTCAGAAGCATTTAAACGTAAAGGGTACAAGGTTGCTTTCATCTACCATAAATGGGCTAGAAGCTACAAAGAAGGCTTGTTAGGCCATGTTCATGCAACAGCTTATTGGATGTGTGTTGCCAAACGAAAAAAGCATTTTTACTGTAGCGACCCCCTTTATGAAGAGGACTATGTATTCTTCCATCTTAAATCAACAGAATTTACCAGCTGGAAAACATTAAGCAGCCTTGGCCAATACAGAATTGGTGCTACTCGAGGTTACACTTACACTGAAGCCTTTTGGGATGCAGAAAAGACAGGACGTTTAAATATCATTGTTAACAATACTGATGAAATTAGCTTTAATATGCTGTTGAGAAATCGTTTAGATATATTTGTTACAGGCTCAGTGGCTGGTTATTCTCTTCTTCACAAGAAGTTCCCCACTTCATTTTCTAAACAAATTACCTATAATTCGAAACCTCTAGTTTCTAATACACAACATTTGCTATTCCCTAAAAATAAAGCTAGTTCAATCAGGCTACTTGAGATATTCAACGATGCTTTAAAGTCTATGAAAGAAGATGGCTCCTTTGAAAAATACTATGATCAATTAATAGAAGGTTACTATGAGAAACCCTAA
- a CDS encoding tail fiber domain-containing protein yields the protein MKLSKLLLTSAITLSTISTADAKTSTSKVYCGKVDGSDWYWLYNEDGSHQTVTGEWHIDKVSAFAEKHYLTIEFDEYIGFQSQCKSGYYAHPGWHSLSAWHRFKVNITGSVNDDFFYASGRESLMWPFNPSDIRLKQNIQPLQDNLDKVSRLHGYSYSWRPDSIQGHLAGQYEYGVIAQEIQAEFPALVKQDAQGYLRVDYRGLVPVLLESIKALKARVEALEAIH from the coding sequence ATGAAATTATCTAAATTGTTATTAACCAGCGCTATAACGCTAAGCACTATTTCTACTGCTGATGCTAAAACCTCTACAAGCAAAGTCTACTGTGGCAAAGTTGATGGTAGTGATTGGTACTGGTTATATAATGAAGACGGTAGTCATCAGACCGTTACTGGTGAGTGGCATATTGATAAAGTCTCTGCATTTGCAGAAAAGCACTATCTCACTATAGAGTTTGATGAATACATAGGTTTTCAAAGCCAATGTAAATCAGGTTACTATGCTCATCCAGGCTGGCACTCATTAAGTGCATGGCATCGATTTAAAGTTAACATAACAGGTTCTGTTAATGATGATTTTTTCTATGCATCAGGCAGAGAGAGTCTAATGTGGCCTTTTAATCCAAGCGATATCCGCCTAAAGCAAAACATTCAGCCTTTACAAGACAACTTAGATAAAGTCAGTCGTCTACATGGCTATAGCTATTCATGGCGTCCTGACAGTATTCAAGGCCATTTGGCTGGCCAGTATGAATATGGTGTTATTGCACAAGAAATTCAAGCTGAATTTCCAGCGTTAGTAAAGCAAGATGCTCAAGGCTATTTGCGCGTTGATTACCGTGGTTTAGTTCCCGTTCTACTTGAGTCTATCAAAGCGCTCAAAGCACGAGTTGAAGCTCTAGAAGCTATACACTAG
- a CDS encoding substrate-binding periplasmic protein, translating into MRTFLLAICISLLPLASYAINKEFDYLFATDSWPPYYGATLKDGGFFSVIVKEAYRIQGKKVRILYTSWKRAFELTKQGKYEGILGIYYLPEREKYFLYSSAITHSKQYLFSKISSNISFKTLQDLSPYRIGIVRGYHYSDEFDKADYLSKHEEVSTKKVIKLLLLGRLELIAADRRVMKYYVSTKYHELVNKYKEHPLMLKSITVHLAISKAIPNVEQLHQEFEAGFAIMKKQGLDKAIMLKYGFSP; encoded by the coding sequence ATGAGAACTTTCCTGCTAGCTATCTGTATTAGCCTCCTCCCCCTTGCATCATATGCAATAAATAAAGAATTCGATTATTTATTTGCCACTGACTCATGGCCTCCCTATTACGGTGCAACACTTAAAGATGGAGGCTTTTTTTCTGTCATTGTTAAAGAGGCCTATCGTATACAAGGCAAAAAAGTGAGGATTTTATATACATCATGGAAGCGCGCATTTGAACTCACTAAGCAGGGTAAGTATGAAGGTATTCTTGGCATTTACTATCTGCCTGAAAGAGAAAAGTACTTCCTTTACTCATCCGCAATAACACATAGTAAGCAATATCTATTCAGCAAAATATCAAGCAATATTAGCTTTAAAACATTACAAGACCTAAGCCCTTATAGAATAGGTATAGTAAGAGGATATCACTACTCTGATGAGTTTGATAAAGCTGATTATCTAAGCAAGCATGAAGAAGTCAGCACAAAGAAAGTCATTAAACTTCTATTATTAGGTAGACTAGAATTAATCGCCGCAGATAGACGCGTAATGAAATACTATGTTTCTACTAAATACCACGAATTAGTTAATAAATATAAAGAGCATCCTCTGATGCTTAAGAGCATAACTGTACATCTTGCGATCTCTAAGGCTATTCCCAACGTTGAACAACTTCACCAAGAGTTCGAAGCTGGTTTTGCTATTATGAAAAAGCAAGGTTTAGATAAAGCTATCATGCTTAAGTATGGTTTTAGTCCTTGA